Proteins from a genomic interval of Rhodococcoides fascians A25f:
- a CDS encoding acyltransferase family protein: MASNTTGKSAAGTAYQIPSLDGIRAIAVLTVFIGHGFTAPRIWPGHVGVTIFFFLSGYLITTLFRREREKTAQFAIGKFYLRRALRILPPAYVAIGASLAIAATGLIHTSVRPLGTYSEIFMFTNYYLVFQGREGLPPETSQLWSLAVEEHYYLIFPAFVLAALALKLSIRNLGWVIIGIATCVTFWRFYLWITTGDFFRLYVSTDTRFDVLLFGSGMALLANPVFSDPVPTWFRRNASRVIAPIALVIFSAVTLYQPYWFRLVWADLILVACMAPLFWTAIERPDGPITSWLNNKWIKKLGVLSFSIYLFHRLLLALIGDAISFGPIADLLSLFATIAVAQVVFLTVEKPCGRLRKRLEGKSRLTDSRNKGTHIDSE, from the coding sequence ATGGCGAGTAACACGACTGGCAAATCTGCAGCGGGCACGGCGTACCAAATTCCGTCGCTTGACGGAATTAGAGCTATCGCTGTACTCACTGTGTTCATCGGGCACGGGTTCACGGCACCAAGGATTTGGCCAGGGCACGTCGGGGTGACAATATTCTTCTTCCTTTCCGGCTACCTGATCACGACGCTATTTCGCCGTGAACGGGAAAAGACCGCGCAGTTTGCGATCGGCAAATTTTATCTCCGACGGGCACTACGAATCCTCCCACCCGCGTATGTGGCAATCGGCGCAAGCTTGGCCATTGCGGCGACAGGTTTGATCCATACATCCGTGCGCCCTTTGGGGACTTATTCTGAGATTTTCATGTTCACGAACTATTATCTCGTGTTCCAGGGCCGTGAAGGTTTGCCGCCCGAAACCAGCCAGCTTTGGTCGCTAGCTGTGGAGGAACACTACTACCTCATCTTCCCCGCGTTTGTTCTCGCGGCACTCGCACTCAAGCTCTCGATTCGCAACCTCGGCTGGGTGATTATCGGAATCGCCACCTGTGTCACGTTCTGGAGATTCTACCTTTGGATCACCACCGGAGACTTCTTTCGCCTGTATGTCTCTACTGACACTCGATTCGACGTACTGCTGTTCGGAAGCGGAATGGCGCTACTGGCGAATCCAGTATTCAGCGACCCGGTTCCGACTTGGTTCCGCCGCAATGCTTCACGCGTCATCGCCCCGATAGCACTAGTCATCTTCTCAGCAGTAACGCTTTACCAACCCTACTGGTTTCGCCTCGTCTGGGCGGATTTGATACTCGTAGCCTGCATGGCACCACTGTTCTGGACCGCGATCGAACGCCCAGATGGGCCAATCACGTCATGGCTAAACAACAAATGGATTAAAAAGCTCGGCGTGCTCTCGTTCTCGATCTACCTCTTCCACCGACTGCTTCTCGCCCTGATCGGCGACGCGATATCATTTGGACCAATCGCAGACTTACTGTCACTTTTCGCGACCATTGCAGTGGCCCAGGTCGTCTTCTTGACTGTCGAAAAACCCTGCGGAAGGCTTCGGAAGCGGCTAGAAGGAAAATCACGGCTAACGGATTCGCGCAACAAGGGGACACATATCGATTCTGAATGA
- a CDS encoding SGNH/GDSL hydrolase family protein, translated as MTRWRLAAAVVVVTLVAATGCSSTSDTYRPVTAATTDTVGQQPLSNKLAASDDPVDILLIGDGTGISLGSWVFLTMQSLAQEYGRPAVIHEWDVLAGEGYVDPPISVADGVGTPISLWNASVSRNVEFLTNALLQNRPPSDVDVVLVSNGLDMGPRTLAAESVPLLRRLAETYPQASVVAVLQPAPRQPEELGMQVKANVHDLEISARKNNFQVIDAATTVDGAEGTYDGESRYPNPEGYRLWSVSVTDALIANISVPAP; from the coding sequence GTGACGCGGTGGCGCTTGGCGGCCGCCGTGGTAGTGGTGACGCTGGTAGCCGCGACGGGGTGCAGCAGTACCTCGGACACTTATCGCCCGGTCACGGCCGCAACGACCGATACCGTTGGGCAGCAACCACTGTCCAATAAGTTGGCCGCATCGGACGACCCTGTCGACATTCTGCTCATCGGCGACGGCACCGGTATCTCGCTCGGTAGCTGGGTGTTCCTGACCATGCAGAGCCTGGCGCAGGAGTACGGCCGACCTGCTGTGATCCACGAGTGGGATGTTCTCGCGGGCGAGGGGTACGTCGACCCGCCGATATCGGTGGCCGATGGCGTCGGCACGCCTATCTCGCTGTGGAATGCGTCGGTGTCACGCAACGTCGAGTTTCTGACCAACGCTCTTCTCCAGAATCGTCCACCATCCGATGTCGATGTGGTGTTAGTGAGCAACGGTCTCGACATGGGCCCTCGCACCCTCGCTGCCGAGTCCGTTCCCTTGCTGCGCAGACTTGCCGAGACGTACCCGCAGGCATCTGTGGTCGCGGTACTCCAACCGGCACCTCGGCAGCCCGAAGAGCTCGGCATGCAGGTGAAGGCCAACGTTCACGATCTGGAGATATCCGCCCGGAAGAACAACTTCCAGGTCATCGACGCGGCGACGACGGTCGATGGAGCCGAGGGAACTTACGACGGCGAGAGTCGGTACCCGAACCCCGAGGGATACCGCCTTTGGTCCGTCTCCGTCACCGATGCCCTCATCGCAAACATCAGCGTCCCAGCACCATGA
- a CDS encoding polysaccharide biosynthesis tyrosine autokinase codes for MLIREYAAALKARWLIIVATTIVGTTAAVLFSLLSTPAYQATTRFFVSTTAITASDVYQSNLASQQRVVSYAELLTGRTLAQRVVDQLSLPIGADALSAQIEATSTPNSVLLDASVLDTSPLRARDIANALGEQFPALVSELETPADGGTASASVAVAEAAETPTAPVTPKKLRNVILGVTIGLLVGIAGALVRDRLDNTVKKVGELQELTDSVLVGTIPYAKKVRDTAAIDFGRSTAPVAEAYRELRMNLKFLAVDNPPRLLLITSSIAGEGKSVTAVNLALSLAEVGNRVVLVDADLRRPRISEYLDIVGSVGVSSVLAHEATVDEVIQTTTFNNLWALGAGPAPPNPSELLGSAAAQSLLHELRRAFDYVVVDSPPVLPVTDAATLATQCDGTILVTRYGFTRRDEVSRAAANLETIGAPLLGVVMSVVPTSKKSEYRYGYDFESGRTPARVPTPPTISTNRH; via the coding sequence GTGTTGATTCGCGAGTATGCGGCCGCGCTCAAGGCTCGATGGCTGATCATCGTGGCGACGACGATCGTCGGAACCACTGCGGCCGTGCTGTTCTCGCTTCTGTCCACGCCTGCGTATCAGGCCACCACTCGCTTCTTCGTCTCGACCACCGCTATCACCGCCAGTGACGTCTATCAGAGCAATCTGGCCTCGCAGCAGCGCGTCGTCTCCTACGCCGAACTTCTCACCGGACGCACGCTGGCGCAGCGGGTTGTCGATCAGTTGTCCCTACCCATCGGCGCGGACGCACTCAGTGCGCAGATCGAGGCAACGTCCACACCCAATTCGGTACTGCTGGACGCGTCTGTGCTCGATACATCCCCGCTGCGGGCCCGCGACATCGCCAACGCACTCGGAGAGCAATTCCCCGCACTCGTCAGCGAGTTGGAGACACCGGCCGACGGTGGGACTGCGTCCGCGTCCGTAGCCGTAGCCGAAGCCGCCGAGACCCCGACGGCACCGGTGACGCCGAAGAAGCTGCGCAACGTGATTCTGGGCGTGACGATCGGGCTGTTGGTCGGCATCGCCGGAGCTCTCGTTCGGGACAGGCTCGACAACACTGTGAAGAAAGTCGGTGAACTACAGGAGCTGACCGACAGCGTGTTGGTGGGCACCATCCCGTACGCCAAGAAAGTGCGAGACACCGCAGCCATCGATTTCGGCCGGTCCACTGCCCCCGTTGCCGAGGCGTACCGGGAACTACGCATGAATCTGAAGTTTCTCGCCGTCGACAACCCCCCACGCCTACTCTTGATCACTAGTTCCATTGCTGGAGAGGGCAAATCGGTCACCGCGGTCAATCTGGCACTGTCTCTGGCCGAGGTGGGCAACAGGGTCGTTCTGGTGGACGCCGATCTGCGACGGCCACGAATCTCGGAGTATCTCGACATCGTCGGATCGGTCGGAGTCAGCTCGGTCCTCGCGCACGAGGCCACGGTGGACGAGGTCATCCAGACCACCACATTCAACAATCTGTGGGCGCTGGGCGCGGGGCCCGCACCACCCAACCCGAGCGAGCTGCTCGGAAGCGCTGCTGCGCAATCACTCCTGCATGAGCTCAGGCGCGCATTCGATTACGTGGTGGTCGATTCCCCTCCGGTGCTACCGGTCACCGATGCCGCAACACTGGCCACCCAGTGCGACGGCACGATCCTGGTCACTCGCTACGGTTTCACTCGACGCGACGAGGTGAGTAGGGCCGCAGCCAATCTGGAGACGATCGGCGCGCCCCTTCTCGGGGTCGTCATGTCGGTGGTGCCGACGTCGAAGAAGTCCGAGTACCGCTACGGATACGACTTCGAGTCGGGCCGCACCCCGGCCCGAGTTCCAACACCACCGACCATCAGCACCAACCGGCACTGA
- a CDS encoding SGNH/GDSL hydrolase family protein, giving the protein MRARRTVLVYLAVSVLFVAFSGIVGWQVGTRSQPQQAEPAPPPARFIPDSVPVVAFLGDSYSKGIGASTNGKRWTTLVSAAMGWSELNLAEGGSGYTTTYLGQKTDYSIKLDVIAAAQPDIVVVSGGRNDYEAGTSSVTGAVALSLFEAIKVAAPYAELMVTSPIWDSTEPPAEFTTLIDGVETAAERADVRYLDIDEPLADHPNMIAPDGLHPNNVGHREIAKVVVNGLG; this is encoded by the coding sequence ATGAGGGCGCGGCGGACGGTACTTGTCTATCTCGCGGTCTCGGTGCTGTTCGTGGCGTTCAGCGGAATCGTTGGTTGGCAGGTCGGCACACGGTCCCAGCCCCAGCAGGCAGAACCGGCACCCCCACCGGCACGTTTCATTCCCGATTCGGTACCGGTGGTTGCTTTTCTGGGGGACTCCTACAGCAAGGGCATCGGTGCCTCCACCAACGGGAAGCGGTGGACGACGCTGGTCTCGGCAGCGATGGGGTGGTCGGAGCTGAATCTCGCGGAGGGCGGATCTGGGTACACCACGACCTACCTCGGCCAGAAAACCGACTACAGCATCAAGTTGGATGTGATTGCCGCAGCGCAGCCCGACATCGTCGTTGTGTCCGGTGGGCGCAATGATTACGAGGCCGGCACCTCCAGCGTCACCGGGGCGGTTGCACTGTCGCTGTTCGAAGCCATCAAGGTGGCCGCTCCGTATGCGGAGCTGATGGTCACCAGCCCGATCTGGGATTCGACGGAACCACCGGCAGAATTCACAACGTTGATCGACGGAGTCGAGACGGCGGCCGAACGCGCCGATGTTCGCTACCTCGACATCGATGAACCGTTGGCCGATCATCCGAACATGATCGCCCCCGACGGTCTCCATCCCAACAATGTCGGGCATCGAGAAATCGCCAAAGTGGTGGTGAACGGGCTCGGATGA
- a CDS encoding glycosyltransferase family 4 protein codes for MRVLFDGYYWFGGPPAGIVITHEKIAAWRREFPDDVLTVALRRRPSPDEASDLERQGLRWIRTYLPTQPLKNMVELSLRVRLGPYDMAWGSNYSPLLGKSAVFVHDALFQSNPEWFTTIERIYLSPIMIAARAASVLFVSSETEAARIVQHNPRLAPTAVTGFGISHALLDANPEPPPALDLRPGSFVLSVGRLNTRKNLATTLSAAVSSGAISPSHPFVVVGPANGKADQLERRVLAAIDDGSIRYSGFVETKHLAWLYRNTALFVYLSLNEGYGLPPLEALRLGAPVLVSERPIFRELLGESVRYCDPTDIDAVAQAMKLSLSDGRLPLASDFEFPSWEHMVHTMRGAMTDTKGMSRRRLTS; via the coding sequence ATGAGGGTCTTGTTCGACGGCTACTACTGGTTCGGCGGTCCGCCCGCCGGCATCGTCATCACACACGAGAAGATCGCAGCGTGGCGACGCGAGTTTCCAGATGACGTGCTCACAGTCGCGCTCCGACGGAGGCCCTCTCCCGACGAGGCGTCGGACTTGGAACGACAGGGGTTGCGGTGGATCCGCACGTACCTGCCGACGCAGCCGCTGAAGAACATGGTGGAGCTTTCGCTTCGAGTACGTCTCGGCCCGTACGACATGGCGTGGGGTTCGAATTATTCTCCGCTGCTGGGAAAATCGGCCGTCTTCGTGCATGACGCACTGTTCCAGTCCAACCCCGAGTGGTTCACCACGATCGAGCGCATCTACCTCTCCCCCATCATGATCGCCGCACGCGCGGCGAGCGTGTTGTTCGTCAGCAGTGAAACCGAGGCGGCTCGGATCGTTCAGCACAACCCGCGCCTGGCACCGACAGCCGTCACCGGCTTCGGCATTTCTCACGCGCTGCTCGACGCGAATCCCGAACCACCTCCGGCTCTCGACCTTCGGCCCGGCTCCTTCGTACTGTCCGTCGGGCGGTTGAATACGCGAAAGAATTTAGCGACAACGCTATCCGCCGCTGTCAGTTCGGGAGCGATCTCACCGAGCCACCCGTTCGTGGTGGTGGGTCCGGCAAACGGAAAGGCCGACCAGCTCGAGCGCCGAGTACTCGCGGCCATCGACGACGGTTCGATTCGGTACAGCGGCTTCGTCGAGACCAAACACCTGGCGTGGCTGTATCGCAATACCGCTCTGTTCGTGTACCTCTCGCTGAACGAGGGCTACGGGCTACCCCCGCTCGAGGCGCTGCGCCTCGGCGCACCCGTGCTGGTGAGCGAACGGCCGATCTTCAGAGAACTGCTCGGTGAATCGGTACGGTACTGCGATCCCACCGACATCGACGCAGTGGCGCAGGCCATGAAGCTCAGCCTGTCCGATGGTCGACTCCCACTCGCATCTGACTTCGAGTTTCCGTCGTGGGAGCACATGGTCCACACAATGCGCGGCGCGATGACCGATACGAAAGGTATGTCACGTCGGCGGTTGACGTCGTGA
- a CDS encoding glycosyltransferase family 4 protein has translation MNDRRHAIVLSSFTVHPDMPSEPGIGWQFLIATLEHARTVGATVILVTMRRSAQACSGRIPAEFEQHLEIVTVEIPLAPPFFRWHYPRFTRIEHELWVRLAVKHIREIDRTYSVVYAHHVTFASEILSTPITRMSPSTYKVWGPIGAGGVAEVFAISPTSSASRRQWFLQTARDQLASIPAKHIARRCNLVLAQNGAMEATVAQTDTRCRRFPNVVVDLPTTWPVRTEHDGIVILVVGHLITRKRQELAIEALASSRLQHAHLHIVGFDSTSHGAYLYRRAKTLGVQDRVTFHGSLDRAAVLDMMVQSDVLMHPSGREGASGVVGEAAACGLPVVCFERTGASSVLEDSRTSGVVLPADSATTRDMMAEAIVRASTMQRISTTQWTKQRFVDLASQLYAEGLAFDAAPPRRAGRP, from the coding sequence GTGAACGACCGTAGACACGCGATAGTGCTGTCCTCCTTCACTGTTCACCCGGATATGCCCAGCGAACCCGGTATCGGCTGGCAGTTCCTCATCGCCACACTCGAGCATGCTCGAACGGTAGGCGCGACGGTAATCTTGGTGACGATGCGTCGTTCGGCTCAGGCGTGTTCCGGGCGGATCCCCGCCGAGTTCGAGCAGCACCTCGAGATCGTCACCGTCGAGATCCCCCTGGCTCCGCCGTTCTTTCGATGGCACTATCCACGGTTCACCCGTATCGAACACGAACTGTGGGTTCGATTGGCCGTCAAGCACATCCGTGAGATCGATCGAACGTACTCGGTTGTCTATGCACACCACGTCACATTCGCCTCGGAGATTTTGTCGACGCCGATCACCAGGATGTCGCCGAGCACCTACAAGGTCTGGGGCCCGATCGGCGCGGGCGGCGTCGCCGAGGTGTTCGCCATCTCCCCCACCTCATCTGCCTCACGGAGGCAATGGTTTCTGCAGACGGCGCGCGATCAGCTGGCCTCGATCCCGGCGAAACATATCGCTCGTCGATGCAACTTGGTACTCGCACAAAACGGAGCTATGGAAGCGACTGTCGCACAAACGGATACCAGATGCCGACGGTTCCCCAACGTCGTCGTCGATCTCCCGACCACTTGGCCTGTTCGGACCGAGCACGACGGCATCGTGATCCTGGTCGTCGGGCATCTCATCACTCGCAAGCGCCAGGAGTTGGCGATCGAGGCGTTGGCGTCGAGCAGGTTGCAGCATGCCCACCTCCACATCGTGGGCTTCGACAGCACGAGCCACGGGGCGTATCTGTATCGACGCGCAAAGACGCTTGGCGTGCAGGATCGAGTGACCTTTCATGGATCGCTCGACCGCGCCGCGGTATTGGACATGATGGTCCAGTCGGATGTGTTGATGCATCCCTCAGGACGGGAAGGTGCGAGCGGCGTCGTGGGCGAAGCGGCGGCGTGTGGACTACCGGTGGTGTGTTTCGAGCGGACCGGAGCAAGTTCTGTGCTCGAGGATTCCCGTACATCCGGGGTAGTGCTTCCGGCCGATTCGGCGACTACCCGGGACATGATGGCGGAAGCCATCGTTCGCGCGTCGACCATGCAGCGCATCAGCACGACGCAGTGGACGAAGCAGCGGTTCGTCGACCTCGCTTCGCAGCTCTACGCCGAAGGCCTTGCGTTCGATGCTGCACCTCCCCGCCGGGCGGGTCGGCCGTGA
- a CDS encoding O-antigen ligase family protein, whose product MRPHIGGRWISGRPSASTTELCGLIAFAAAAVFVALAAPLVAIVAVCVTAAAVAAILSIRSVRWAWSIYFFALCANGLQVTVGGFTLRPEYLATPLFLVALHAYAGREPGARTRSPFAVGLIIGSVGVVAVGLTSSVLFAPDTAASLRMAVQLITALIVVVPMTQVALDHGFVVRSGTAILSTISAFSVLSFLIDPSTRVDGLAFEYNIMGCLCAGWIGVIYFFADDRTVVTPRVLLLAAPIPVALVLTSTRAAWIALAIIAVCVMGRSARTYPVTIVSSLLAFTVGLAYLHDVYYRVGDTDTFLWRVVHVIDTESGTGAYRLQLWNTAIDQIASRDWSAAIGTGFNSFSQFNPVDPTNVGAAYLSSMWLTLIYDVGFFGFAFFVVLAVSLFLGVRQKKHALPLFVALAICTSVTNVIWFAFPWVFMALTVTARRKESSSPPSATDGRGHSRPRQRRRHRVSVIA is encoded by the coding sequence GTGCGTCCGCATATCGGTGGTCGATGGATCAGTGGTAGACCCAGTGCGTCCACGACAGAATTGTGCGGACTGATCGCGTTCGCCGCCGCGGCGGTGTTCGTCGCGTTGGCTGCGCCGTTGGTGGCCATCGTTGCGGTCTGTGTGACAGCGGCAGCCGTCGCGGCGATACTGTCGATCCGAAGTGTCCGGTGGGCTTGGAGCATCTACTTCTTTGCGCTGTGCGCCAACGGCCTGCAGGTCACGGTCGGCGGTTTCACCCTCCGACCCGAATACCTCGCAACGCCGTTGTTCCTCGTCGCGCTTCATGCCTACGCGGGTCGCGAGCCCGGGGCCAGAACCCGATCTCCATTCGCAGTGGGCTTGATCATCGGCTCGGTAGGGGTGGTGGCCGTGGGACTCACCTCCAGTGTGTTGTTCGCCCCCGACACCGCAGCGAGCCTGCGCATGGCGGTGCAGTTGATCACGGCACTGATCGTGGTGGTGCCCATGACGCAGGTGGCACTCGACCACGGATTTGTGGTGCGCTCGGGTACCGCAATCCTGTCGACTATCTCGGCTTTCAGTGTGCTGAGCTTCCTCATCGACCCGAGTACCCGGGTCGATGGCCTCGCCTTCGAGTACAACATCATGGGGTGCCTGTGTGCCGGGTGGATCGGTGTCATCTACTTTTTCGCAGACGACCGAACCGTTGTGACCCCGCGGGTGCTGCTGCTGGCCGCTCCCATCCCCGTCGCACTCGTCCTCACTTCCACTCGCGCGGCGTGGATCGCGCTCGCAATCATCGCCGTCTGTGTGATGGGCAGAAGTGCGAGAACCTACCCGGTGACCATCGTCAGCTCTTTGCTGGCTTTCACGGTCGGGCTCGCGTATCTACACGACGTCTACTACCGCGTGGGCGACACTGACACGTTCCTGTGGCGGGTGGTCCACGTCATCGATACCGAAAGTGGCACCGGGGCATATCGACTGCAACTGTGGAACACGGCAATCGACCAGATTGCCTCCCGTGACTGGAGCGCAGCTATCGGGACCGGGTTCAACTCGTTCTCACAGTTCAATCCGGTCGACCCCACCAACGTCGGTGCTGCATATCTGAGTTCGATGTGGTTGACGCTGATCTACGATGTCGGGTTCTTCGGGTTCGCCTTTTTCGTCGTGCTCGCGGTGAGCCTGTTTCTCGGTGTGCGGCAGAAGAAGCACGCCCTCCCTCTGTTCGTGGCACTGGCCATCTGCACGTCTGTGACCAACGTGATCTGGTTCGCGTTTCCGTGGGTGTTCATGGCCCTGACGGTTACGGCGCGACGAAAGGAGTCGAGCTCCCCGCCGAGCGCGACCGACGGCCGCGGGCACAGCCGTCCTCGGCAACGCCGACGGCACCGAGTGTCGGTGATCGCGTGA
- a CDS encoding TylF/MycF/NovP-related O-methyltransferase, translating into MISDQTNSNEVRRLYLNIVKRSLTGALAEDNDSVLGGVRWQGNPSLTKRLASRFAAAAAKFDIEIAIKKPYDEHHRAIGLDWPSRAESMIGLARMTNIEECIATVVSESVPGDLIETGVWRGGASIFMKANLVAWGDENRTVWVADSFEGLPPPDPTRFPADAGDRNHELGGLAVGTRTVQHNFERYGLLDDRVQFLVGWFKDTLPTAPIESLALMRLDGDMYESTIQALESLYPKLSPGGFCIIDDYGSHSSQAGQAVRDYRLAHSIDEDIVDIDGSGAFWRRAPI; encoded by the coding sequence ATGATCAGCGATCAGACGAACTCGAACGAGGTTCGACGGTTGTATCTGAACATCGTCAAACGGTCGCTTACCGGTGCCCTCGCCGAGGACAACGACTCGGTGTTGGGTGGGGTCCGGTGGCAGGGCAATCCCTCACTCACCAAACGCCTGGCCAGTAGATTCGCCGCAGCCGCGGCGAAGTTCGACATCGAGATAGCGATAAAGAAGCCATACGACGAGCACCATCGCGCCATCGGCTTGGACTGGCCATCGCGAGCCGAGTCGATGATAGGCCTGGCTCGGATGACGAACATCGAAGAATGTATCGCCACCGTCGTGTCCGAGAGCGTCCCCGGCGATCTCATCGAGACCGGGGTCTGGCGGGGCGGGGCATCGATCTTCATGAAGGCCAACCTCGTTGCATGGGGTGACGAAAACAGAACAGTCTGGGTCGCAGACTCGTTCGAAGGTCTGCCGCCACCTGATCCCACCAGATTTCCGGCGGACGCCGGGGACAGAAATCACGAGCTCGGCGGTCTCGCGGTAGGAACGCGGACAGTGCAGCACAACTTCGAGCGTTACGGCCTCCTGGACGACAGAGTGCAGTTCCTCGTGGGATGGTTCAAGGACACACTTCCCACCGCACCCATCGAGTCGCTGGCGCTGATGCGACTGGACGGCGACATGTACGAATCGACCATTCAAGCTCTGGAATCGCTGTACCCCAAACTCTCCCCCGGAGGGTTCTGCATCATCGACGACTACGGCAGCCACTCCTCGCAAGCGGGGCAGGCTGTGCGCGATTATCGACTGGCCCATTCCATCGACGAGGACATTGTCGACATCGACGGTTCCGGAGCATTCTGGCGTCGGGCACCGATCTAA